One Anolis carolinensis isolate JA03-04 chromosome 4, rAnoCar3.1.pri, whole genome shotgun sequence DNA window includes the following coding sequences:
- the fubp1 gene encoding far upstream element-binding protein 1 isoform X3 → MSDYSTVPPPSSGAPGGGGGGGGAVNDAFKDALQRARQIAAKIGNESGTSVNSNDYSYGGQKRPLEDGDGSWTSPSSTTHWEGMPSPFKDQPEPKKVAPPNNDSFGNQMPPMHQQQRSVMTEEYKVPDGMVGFIIGRGGEQISRIQQESGCKIQIAPDSGGMPERSCMLTGTPESVQSAKRLLDQIVEKGRPTPGFHHGDGPGNAVQEIMIPASKAGLVIGKGGETIKQLQERAGVKMVMIQDGPQNTGADKPLRITGDPYKVQQAKEMVLDLIRDQGGFREVRNEYGSRIGGNEGLDVPIPRFAVGIVIGRNGEMIKKIQNDAGVRIQFKPDDGTTPDRIAQITGPPDRCQHAAEIITDLLRSVQAGNPGGPGPGGRGRGRGQGNWNMGPPGGLQEFNFIVPTGKTGLIIGKGGETIKSISQQSGARIELQRNPPPNADPNMKLFTIRGTPQQIDYARQLIEEKIGGPVNPLGPPVPHGPHGVVPGPHGPPGPPPGAPMGPYNPAPYTPGPPGPAPHGPPAPYAPQGWGNAYPHWQPPNPPDPGKPTDPNSAAWAAYYAHYYQQQAQPPPAAPPSAPPATQTNGQGDQPNPAPAGQVDYTKAWEEYYKKMGQPGQPQDYSKAWEEYYKKQGQAVPAPAGAPPTGQPDYSAAWAEYYRQQAAYYAQTSPQGMPQHPPAPQV, encoded by the exons ATGTCGGATTACTCGACTGTGCCCCCTCCTTCCTCGGGCGCGCCcggcggaggcggaggaggcggtggggccgtcaatgacgctTTTAAAGACGCGCTGCAACGGGCGAGGCAG ATTGCAGCAAAAATTGGAAACGAATCAGGGACATCAGTGAATTCAAATGATTACAGCTATGGGGGACAAAAAAGACCTCTTGAAGATGGAG aTGGCTCTTGGACAAGTCCGAGCAGTACAACACACTGGGAGGGAATGCCCTCTCCTTTTAAAG ATCAACCAGAGCCTAAGAAGGTTGCTCCTCCAAATAATGATT CTTTTGGAAACCAGATGCCACCCATGCATCAACAACAGAG ATCTGTGATGACAGAAGAATACAAAGTTCCTGATGGAATGGTTGGATTCA TAATTGGCAGAGGAGGAGAACAAATCTCTCGCATACAGCAAGAATCTGGATGCAAAATACAGATTGCGCCAG ATAGTGGCGGGATGCCTGAAAGATCTTGCATGTTAACTGGAACTCCAGAATCAGTACA GTCTGCAAAGAGATTGCTTGATCAGATAGTTGAAAAGGGAAGACCTACACCAGGATTCCATCATGGTGATGGTCCAGGAAATGCAGTCCAGGAAATTATGATCCCAGCAAGCAAAGCAGGATTGGTTATCGGAAAGGGTGGAGAGACAATAAAGCAACTACAG GAGAGAGCAGGCGTTAAGATGGTCATGATTCAAGATGGACCACAGAACACTGGAGCAGACAAACCTCTCAGGATCACAGGAGATCCTTACAAAGTTCAA CAAGCAAAGGAAATGGTTTTAGATCTCATTCGTGATCAAGGTGGTTTTAGAGAGGTGCGCAATGAATATGGATCAAGAATAGGAGGCAATGAAGGGCTAGAT GTTCCAATACCACGATTCGCTGTTGGGATTGTAATTGGAAGAAATGGAGAAATGATAAAAAAGATACAGAACGATGCTGGTGTGAGGATCCAGTTTAAACCAG ATGATGGAACAACTCCTGACAGAATAGCACAAATCACAGGACCTCCAGACAGATGCCAGCATGCAGCAGAAATTATTACAGACCTCCTTCGAAGTGTTCAG GCTGGCAATCCTGGTGGCCCAGGGCCTGGAGGTCGTGGAAGAGGTAGAGGTCAGGGCAATTGGAACATGGGACCCCCTGGTGGACTGCAAGAATTCAATTTTATTGTGCCCACGGGAAAGACTGGATTAATTATTGGGAAAG GTGGTGAAACTATCAAGAGCATTAGCCAACAATCTGGTGCTAGAATAGAACTTCAAAGGAATCCTCCACCGAATGCAGACCCTAACATGAAATTGTTTACTATCCGGGGGACACCACAACAGATTGATTATGCTCGTCAGCTCATAGAAGAAAAGATTGGA GGTCCGGTGAATCCATTGGGTCCCCCTGTGCCACATGGGCCTCATGGGGTTGTTCCTGGGCCACACGGGCCTCCTGGGCCGCCTCCAGGAGCCCCAATGGGGCCTTACAATCCAGCTCCTTACACCCCTGGCCCTCCTGGTCCAGCACCTCA TGGTCCTCCAGCACCATATGCACCACAAGGATGGGGTAATGCTTACCCACACTGGCAGCCACCAAATCCTCCTGACCCTG GCAAGCCAACAGATCCTAATTCTGCAGCGTGGGCAGCTTATTATGCTCATTATTACCAGCAGCAGGCACAGCCGCCACCTGCAGCTCCGCCTAGTGCTCCACCAGCCACTCAGACCAACGGGCAAG GAGATCAGCCAAATCCAGCCCCAGCAGGACAGGTAGATTATACCAAGGCATGGGAAGAATACTATAAAAAAATGG GTCAACCAGGGCAGCCACAAGATTATTCAAAGGCTTGGGAGGAATATTACAAGAAGCAAG GCCAGGCCGTTCCCGCTCCAGCCGGAGCCCCACCCACAGGCCAGCCGGATTATAGCGCCGCTTGGGCTGAATACTATAGACAGCAGGCGGCCTATTATGCCCAGACAAGTCCACAAGGAATGCCGCAACACCCTCCAGCACCACAGGTATAA
- the fubp1 gene encoding far upstream element-binding protein 1 isoform X7, translating into MSDYSTVPPPSSGAPGGGGGGGGAVNDAFKDALQRARQIAAKIGNESGTSVNSNDYSYGGQKRPLEDGDQPEPKKVAPPNNDSFGNQMPPMHQQQRSVMTEEYKVPDGMVGFIIGRGGEQISRIQQESGCKIQIAPDSGGMPERSCMLTGTPESVQSAKRLLDQIVEKGRPTPGFHHGDGPGNAVQEIMIPASKAGLVIGKGGETIKQLQERAGVKMVMIQDGPQNTGADKPLRITGDPYKVQQAKEMVLDLIRDQGGFREVRNEYGSRIGGNEGLDVPIPRFAVGIVIGRNGEMIKKIQNDAGVRIQFKPDDGTTPDRIAQITGPPDRCQHAAEIITDLLRSVQAGNPGGPGPGGRGRGRGQGNWNMGPPGGLQEFNFIVPTGKTGLIIGKGGETIKSISQQSGARIELQRNPPPNADPNMKLFTIRGTPQQIDYARQLIEEKIGGPVNPLGPPVPHGPHGVVPGPHGPPGPPPGAPMGPYNPAPYTPGPPGPAPHGPPAPYAPQGWGNAYPHWQPPNPPDPGKPTDPNSAAWAAYYAHYYQQQAQPPPAAPPSAPPATQTNGQGDQPNPAPAGQVDYTKAWEEYYKKMGQAVPAPAGAPPTGQPDYSAAWAEYYRQQAAYYAQTSPQGMPQHPPAPQGQ; encoded by the exons ATGTCGGATTACTCGACTGTGCCCCCTCCTTCCTCGGGCGCGCCcggcggaggcggaggaggcggtggggccgtcaatgacgctTTTAAAGACGCGCTGCAACGGGCGAGGCAG ATTGCAGCAAAAATTGGAAACGAATCAGGGACATCAGTGAATTCAAATGATTACAGCTATGGGGGACAAAAAAGACCTCTTGAAGATGGAG ATCAACCAGAGCCTAAGAAGGTTGCTCCTCCAAATAATGATT CTTTTGGAAACCAGATGCCACCCATGCATCAACAACAGAG ATCTGTGATGACAGAAGAATACAAAGTTCCTGATGGAATGGTTGGATTCA TAATTGGCAGAGGAGGAGAACAAATCTCTCGCATACAGCAAGAATCTGGATGCAAAATACAGATTGCGCCAG ATAGTGGCGGGATGCCTGAAAGATCTTGCATGTTAACTGGAACTCCAGAATCAGTACA GTCTGCAAAGAGATTGCTTGATCAGATAGTTGAAAAGGGAAGACCTACACCAGGATTCCATCATGGTGATGGTCCAGGAAATGCAGTCCAGGAAATTATGATCCCAGCAAGCAAAGCAGGATTGGTTATCGGAAAGGGTGGAGAGACAATAAAGCAACTACAG GAGAGAGCAGGCGTTAAGATGGTCATGATTCAAGATGGACCACAGAACACTGGAGCAGACAAACCTCTCAGGATCACAGGAGATCCTTACAAAGTTCAA CAAGCAAAGGAAATGGTTTTAGATCTCATTCGTGATCAAGGTGGTTTTAGAGAGGTGCGCAATGAATATGGATCAAGAATAGGAGGCAATGAAGGGCTAGAT GTTCCAATACCACGATTCGCTGTTGGGATTGTAATTGGAAGAAATGGAGAAATGATAAAAAAGATACAGAACGATGCTGGTGTGAGGATCCAGTTTAAACCAG ATGATGGAACAACTCCTGACAGAATAGCACAAATCACAGGACCTCCAGACAGATGCCAGCATGCAGCAGAAATTATTACAGACCTCCTTCGAAGTGTTCAG GCTGGCAATCCTGGTGGCCCAGGGCCTGGAGGTCGTGGAAGAGGTAGAGGTCAGGGCAATTGGAACATGGGACCCCCTGGTGGACTGCAAGAATTCAATTTTATTGTGCCCACGGGAAAGACTGGATTAATTATTGGGAAAG GTGGTGAAACTATCAAGAGCATTAGCCAACAATCTGGTGCTAGAATAGAACTTCAAAGGAATCCTCCACCGAATGCAGACCCTAACATGAAATTGTTTACTATCCGGGGGACACCACAACAGATTGATTATGCTCGTCAGCTCATAGAAGAAAAGATTGGA GGTCCGGTGAATCCATTGGGTCCCCCTGTGCCACATGGGCCTCATGGGGTTGTTCCTGGGCCACACGGGCCTCCTGGGCCGCCTCCAGGAGCCCCAATGGGGCCTTACAATCCAGCTCCTTACACCCCTGGCCCTCCTGGTCCAGCACCTCA TGGTCCTCCAGCACCATATGCACCACAAGGATGGGGTAATGCTTACCCACACTGGCAGCCACCAAATCCTCCTGACCCTG GCAAGCCAACAGATCCTAATTCTGCAGCGTGGGCAGCTTATTATGCTCATTATTACCAGCAGCAGGCACAGCCGCCACCTGCAGCTCCGCCTAGTGCTCCACCAGCCACTCAGACCAACGGGCAAG GAGATCAGCCAAATCCAGCCCCAGCAGGACAGGTAGATTATACCAAGGCATGGGAAGAATACTATAAAAAAATGG GCCAGGCCGTTCCCGCTCCAGCCGGAGCCCCACCCACAGGCCAGCCGGATTATAGCGCCGCTTGGGCTGAATACTATAGACAGCAGGCGGCCTATTATGCCCAGACAAGTCCACAAGGAATGCCGCAACACCCTCCAGCACCACAG GGCCAATAA